Within the Streptomyces sp. Alt3 genome, the region AGTCGCACGCCTTGTCGCCCGGGACGGACTCGGGGCGTCGTCGCGGTCGGCCGGGCCGGCCGGCGACGGGCGGGATGCCGTCGGCCAGATTGAGGGTATGGGTGATGTCGTTGACGTTCGCCGCGGTGGTGATGACTTTGAGCGGGGCGCCGCGTCCGTCGCAGATCAGGTGGTGTTTGCTGCCCGTCTTCCGTCGGTCGCCCGGCGACGGACCGGTGTCGGCGCCCCCTTTTTCGCGCGGATGTGGGAACCGTCCATGCAGGCCCGTGACCAGTCGAGTTCGCCAGCCGCGTTCAGCTCTGCGAGCAGGGCCCGGTGGAGCCGGTCGAAGACCCCCGCCTCCTGCCACCGGTCCAGACGCCGCCAGCACGTCTGGCCCGATCCGAACCCCAGCTCCAGCGGAAGGAGTTGCCACGCTATGTCGTTGTAGAGGACGAACAGGATGCCCTGGAGACTGAGCCGGTCCGGCACCGGTCTCGGCCCCGGCGAGCGCTCCGGCCAAGGCGGCAGGAGCGGCTCAACCAGCGCCCACAAGTCGTCGTCCACGATCCACGGCCGAGTACCCACACCATCACGAACGGCCGAATCTTCACACCGGTCACGGCCAACCAGCACTTTCCACCAAGATCGTGTTACGAGCTCTACGGAAGATCCGCTGCAACACCAACCACATCACCACGATCGTCCAGGCCGTACACGTCCTCCATCACGCGTCAGCGTGAGGTTGGAACAGGCTCCATGTATTGGTTTGTGTCATTGGAATGCCGCAAAGGTACTTGTACTGGGTCGTTGAAACTACCGTCGGTGGCGTCGATTGCCGCCTCCAGTGCATACAACGATGTCCTGGTCGAGAGAAGCCAGTCCACATGCCATCGGCCGTCACGGTACTGTGCCAGAAGGATCGGCTCACCCCTCTCAGCGTCCTCGTCGATCTCGTCGCTAAATCTTTTCTCGAAGACGTCCCACGCCTCCCCCTTGCTGACCTGCACAGAGGGAATTATCGGATCGGCAATGTTGCGTTCAATCAGGTCGCTGATACGCCCTGCGCTGTCGATGCGAAGGTCGAGACGCATAGGCAGGAGCACCTTACCGTCCCATCGTCGCCAGTAGACAAGCCAGCCGAGGTCCTCCTCCTCGTCGACGCGCGAGATATTAACCTTGGAATCCTTCAATCCCCAGGGAGCGAACCGGCGGGCGTAGGTTTCGGCAATGAGCAACGCTTTCTTCTTGTCCGAGGGGCGAAGCTGGGCGCCGGGCACCGCGAATGCCCTGCCCGCCTCGATGTCTGCCGGAGGCATGGAGACGGTGAAATCTCTTCGGTCGGGCCAGCTCAACTCGGCCATCCCGTTCTCGAAAATAGCAGTGATAGTGCCCGCATCATTCTCGCCGGAAGTGACGCTGTAATTCTGAGCTCGATAGGCACCTCCGAAGGCGTCCTCAAGCCGGGCATCGATCGCAGATTTCTGCTCTGCCGTGGCGGCCAGATTTGATTCTGTCCTGTCGACGATGACAAGATCCGCCACGGTGTAGAGGGCGACACCTATGGCACACGCCATGGCGCCCGCGCTGATGAATGCTCTTCTCGTCGCTTTCCTTGCCAGCGGGGTACCACCTCGAAACCTCGCGATAACTGTGCCGATAGCCGTACCCAACAGTGCGCCCAACCCGTTGGCTACAAGGTCACTTGTGTCGCACGCTCGGCTGATCGGCGCAAGCGCCTGCGTTGCCTCGATCGCAGCCGGAAAAAGGAAGCTTAGGCCGACCATCAGCCCGGGGCGCCGCGTAGCCAATGTGCCAAGCAAGCCGAACGGCACCAACATGCCGAAGTTCAGCTGACCCTGCGTATGGCGGAACGGCTCAAGAATGTCACGGTTAACGGTGCACGAGGCCGACAGATCCCCAGGCGCCGTGGTCCACGTCGTCAGTGCGATCGTGGCGGTTACGCAGGCCCCCCACAGGGCCCAAGTCAGAGGTCGATCGTTTCTTCTTCGGGTAGCCGTAAAAATTACTGCGCCCGCAATGCAAGAAATTATCACAGCGAAGAGGACAAATTGCGCATGTCCTTTAAAAACCGCAGTTAGCATTTATCCGGTATTCTCGTGAAGGGCGCGGGGTGGCATGTAGGCGTGCATGTCACCCCGCGCATGTTGCTCAGCTGACCATCAGCAGGATGACATCGGCGGCGTTGTATAGGTGCTCCCGTTTGCGAGCATCTTGCCGATTACGCTGCCGCAGCCTGAACTTACGGTGAGCATGGAGTAGTAGTGAAACGGCTTCGTGTTCATCGCTATGTTGCCCGACCAGAAGTTCTTGCCGCCCTTTTCTGCACCCAGCTTTGCGGTGAGGTTACTTCCGCTGTGGCGGTAGTAACTCACCTCCGCGTAAGTCTTACCGGAGGCCATGGTTGCCAGAATCCCGTTGGACAAGGTCGTGCACTTTACGCCACCAGGGGACTGCCCGTTGCTCGGGCAGGACGTCGGAGCCGCCGAAGCGGGAGAGGACAGTGCGAGCGGCATGGCGAGTGCGGCCACAGCAAGGAAAGACGCACGCGTGCGCATACGCATAATGGCTCCAATTTTTACGAAGGGTGACTTAAGCGCCGCTCTGAGTGAGCAACGAGCTTCAGCCTACGCACTGCGGGTGGCTTTTGGATCATGGAGATTCTGTGATGAAGATCAAGTTGGCCTGACGGTGCCACTTCGTGACAGGCCTGCAACCGTGTGCTATCGAACTCGTGCGCTACTCGCGATGAGACGTCCGGTGCTGTGATGGGCCACGGTGTGCACGTCGATACTGATGGTGTGTAACGGGGTGCTACGAATGCCGTCTGGCTCGACATACGCCGCTACTTCTTCATGCGGGCGAAGGTGTGCTCGACGCGGGCGCAGACGCGTCGGTGTTCGGCGTTGTCCTCCTCCTGGCCGCGCAGGAGTAGGCGTCCGGCTCTTCTGCGGCGCGGGATGACCAGTCCGGTGCCCAGGTAGGCGCCGTTTGCGATGACCGTTGTCCCGGCTCGATGGCGGGCAGGCCCGATTCTCGTCAGGCGTGGGTGTCAGCCTTGTTCTCGGGGACGGGACGGGCTAAGGCGATCACCAGGCGGCTGTCCGCATCGATGATGACCTGCACGTTCGCTGAGAACCGATAG harbors:
- a CDS encoding IS5 family transposase (programmed frameshift), with protein sequence MGTRPWIVDDDLWALVEPLLPPWPERSPGPRPVPDRLSLQGILFVLYNDIAWQLLPLELGFGSGQTCWRRLDRWQEAGVFDRLHRALLAELNAAGELDWSRACMDGPHPREKGGADTGPSPGDRRKTGSKHHLICDGRGAPLKVITTAANVNDITHTLNLADGIPPVAGRPGRPRRRPESVPGDKACDSKAVRRELRRRRILPVISRKGTPNIKGLGKLRYVVEQPFALLHQFKRLAVRWERRLELHDALVSLGCSLIYWRRLKKIEL
- a CDS encoding VanZ family protein, with protein sequence MLTAVFKGHAQFVLFAVIISCIAGAVIFTATRRRNDRPLTWALWGACVTATIALTTWTTAPGDLSASCTVNRDILEPFRHTQGQLNFGMLVPFGLLGTLATRRPGLMVGLSFLFPAAIEATQALAPISRACDTSDLVANGLGALLGTAIGTVIARFRGGTPLARKATRRAFISAGAMACAIGVALYTVADLVIVDRTESNLAATAEQKSAIDARLEDAFGGAYRAQNYSVTSGENDAGTITAIFENGMAELSWPDRRDFTVSMPPADIEAGRAFAVPGAQLRPSDKKKALLIAETYARRFAPWGLKDSKVNISRVDEEEDLGWLVYWRRWDGKVLLPMRLDLRIDSAGRISDLIERNIADPIIPSVQVSKGEAWDVFEKRFSDEIDEDAERGEPILLAQYRDGRWHVDWLLSTRTSLYALEAAIDATDGSFNDPVQVPLRHSNDTNQYMEPVPTSR